From a single Silene latifolia isolate original U9 population chromosome 6, ASM4854445v1, whole genome shotgun sequence genomic region:
- the LOC141586332 gene encoding beta-galactosidase 5-like isoform X1, whose amino-acid sequence METSLFSKVVILLCMTFFLGFKFIHSAITYDNKGIIINGQRKILISGSIHYPRSTPDMWEDLITKAKVGGLDVIDTYVFWNVHEPSPGKYNFEERYDIVKFIKTVQRVGLYVNLRIGPYVCAEWNFGGFPVWLKYVPGISFRTNNEPFKQAMQGFTQKIVQMMKSERLFASQGGPIILSQIENEYGSEVKEFGAAGEAYINWAAKMAVGLNTGVPWLMCKEDDAPDPMINTCNGFYCDYFKPNKPNKPLMWTEAWSGWFTEFGGPIHDRPVEDLAFAVARFVQSGGSYVNYYMYHGGTNFGRTAGGPFITTSYDYDAPIDEYGLIRQPKYGHLQQLHQAIKLCEKALVSSNPTVTKLGSYQQAHVFSPEKGTCAAFLYNYHFTSSKTVTFNNQQYDLPAWSVSILPDCKNVVFNTAKVGVQTSHMQMVPSSSQLLSWETYDEDLSSAEDRPTMTANGLLEQVNVTRDGSDYLWYMTSVVASQSDLNGQTPELLVQSSGHAVHVFINGQLSGSAYGTRENRRFTFKGPVKLRTGVNRIALLSVAVGLPNVGPRFETWNTGILGPVVLQGLGSGKKDLTWQKWSYQVGLKGETMNLASPSGASAVEWVRASLASSSTQPLTWYKAYFDAPGGVEPLAIDMQSMGKGEIWINGHSVGRYWTMYANGNCGPCNYMGTYRPTKCQHGCGSPTQRWYHVPRAWLKPQQNLMVIFEELGGDASKISLVKRSVARVCADAYEHHPTTVNWSLDSQVGTQRLHVAKAHLQCEAGQTISSVQFASFGTPSGTCGSFVKGTCHAQDSHAIVEKRCIGRQRCSVTISNMNFGGDPCPKTLKRLSVEAICS is encoded by the exons atggaaaCAAGCTTATTTTCCAAAGTTGTGATACTGTTATGTATGACATTTTTTCTGGGTTTTAAGTTCATACATTCTGCAATTACTTATGATAATAAGGGTATTATTATAAATGGCCAACGCAAAATCCTCATTTCTGGTTCCATTCATTATCCTAGAAGTACCCCTGAT ATGTGGGAAGATCTTATAACTAAGGCTAAAGTTGGAGGGTTGGATGTTATAGATACTTATGTTTTCTGGAATGTGCATGAGCCTTCTCCTGGAAAA TATAATTTTGAAGAAAGATATGATATAGTGAAGTTCATAAAGACAGTGCAAAGAGTTGGACTCTATGTTAATCTCCGTATTGGTCCTTATGTTTGTGCTGAATGGAATTTTGG AGGATTTCCTGTGTGGCTGAAGTATGTTCCTGGAATCAGTTTCAGAACAAATAATGAACCATTTAAG CAAGCAATGCAAGGTTTCACTCAGAAGATTGTTCAAATGATGAAAAGTGAGCGATTATTTGCATCTCAGGGCGGTCCTATAATTTTATCTCAG ATTGAGAATGAATATGGGTCAGAAGTTAAGGAATTTGGGGCTGCAGGCGAAGCCTATATAAACTGGGCTGCAAAAATGGCAGTTGGTCTGAATACCGGAGTTCCGTGGTTGATGTGCAAGGAAGATGATGCCCCTGATCCAATG ATAAACACATGCAATGGTTTCTACTGTGATTATTTCAAGCccaacaaaccaaacaaaccacTGATGTGGACTGAAGCTTGGAGTGGATG GTTTACTGAATTTGGTGGCCCGATTCACGACCGTCCAGTAGAAGATTTGGCCTTTGCAGTCGCTCGTTTTGTTCAAAGTGGTGGTTCATACGTCAACTATTACATG TATCATGGTGGGACGAACTTCGGGCGCACTGCTGGTGGTCCCTTTATTACAACTAGTTATGATTATGATGCTCCCATTGATGAATACG GTTTGATTAGACAACCTAAATACGGACACTTACAACAACTTCACCAGGCTATCAAGCTTTGTGAGAAGGCATTAGTCTCTTCAAATCCTACTGTCACAAAACTAGGGAGCTATCAGCAGGCACACGTCTTCTCGCCAGAGAAAGGAACTTGTGCAGCTTTCCTCTACAATTATCATTTTACCTCATCTAAGACGGTGACATTCAACAATCAACAGTATGATTTACCGGCATGGTCTGTTAGCATACTCCCGGATTGCAAAAATGTTGTCTTTAATACCGCCAAG GTTGGAGTTCAAACATCACACATGCAAATGGTACCATCGAGTTCCCAATTGTTGTCATGGGAAACCTATGACGAGGATCTTTCTTCTGCGGAGGATCGTCCAACGATGACAGCTAATGGACTTTTGGAGCAGGTCAATGTCACACGAGATGGTAGTGACTATCTTTGGTACATGACTAG TGTTGTTGCCAGCCAATCTGACCTAAACGGTCAGACTCCCGAACTATTAGTGCAGTCGTCAGGACACGCTGTTCACGTCTTCATCAATGGGCAACTGTCAG GGTCAGCTTATGGAACTAGAGAGAACAGGCGATTTACATTCAAAGGACCAGTCAAACTCCGCACTGGAGTCAACAGAATTGCTCTACTAAGCGTAGCTGTTGGTTTGCCG AACGTCGGGCCACGATTTGAAACATGGAATACGGGGATATTAGGCCCCGTCGTGCTGCAAGGTCTTGGAAGTGGAAAGAAGGATCTAACATGGCAGAAATGGTCGTATCAA GTCGGATTAAAAGGAGAGACGATGAATCTAGCATCTCCGTCAGGGGCTTCAGCTGTGGAATGGGTGAGGGCTTCACTAGCTTCATCAAGTACTCAACCGTTGACATGGTACAAG GCTTACTTTGATGCGCCTGGAGGAGTTGAGCCACTGGCTATAGATATGCAGAGCATGGGGAAAGGTGAAATATGGATCAACGGCCATAGTGTAGGCCGATATTGGACTATGTATGCCAATGGAAACTGCGGTCCTTGTAATTATATGGGGACTTACCGTCCTACAAAATGCCAGCATGGTTGTGGTAGCCCAACCCAAAGATG GTACCATGTTCCTAGGGCATGGTTAAAGCCTCAACAAAATCTAATGGTCATCTTCGAGGAATTAGGAGGGGATGCATCAAAGATCTCGCTCGTTAAGAGGTCAGTAGCACGCGTATGTGCTGATGCATACGAGCACCATCCCACAACCGTAAACTGGAGCTTAGACAGTCAAGTTGGTACACAAAGGCTTCACGTAGCCAAAGCTCATCTACAATGTGAAGCAGGACAAACGATATCTTCTGTCCAGTTCGCAAGTTTTGGCACACCCTCAGGAACTTGTGGTAGTTTCGTCAAAGGAACGTGTCATGCGCAAGACTCTCACGCCATCGTGGAAAAA AGATGCATAGGGCGACAGAGATGTTCAGTGACTATATCCAACATGAACTTTGGTGGAGATCCATGCCCTAAAACTCTAAAACGATTATCGGTTGAAGCTATATGCTCGTAA
- the LOC141586332 gene encoding beta-galactosidase 5-like isoform X2 codes for METSLFSKVVILLCMTFFLGFKFIHSAITYDNKGIIINGQRKILISGSIHYPRSTPDMWEDLITKAKVGGLDVIDTYVFWNVHEPSPGKYNFEERYDIVKFIKTVQRVGLYVNLRIGPYVCAEWNFGGFPVWLKYVPGISFRTNNEPFKQAMQGFTQKIVQMMKSERLFASQGGPIILSQIENEYGSEVKEFGAAGEAYINWAAKMAVGLNTGVPWLMCKEDDAPDPMINTCNGFYCDYFKPNKPNKPLMWTEAWSGWFTEFGGPIHDRPVEDLAFAVARFVQSGGSYVNYYMYHGGTNFGRTAGGPFITTSYDYDAPIDEYGLIRQPKYGHLQQLHQAIKLCEKALVSSNPTVTKLGSYQQAHVFSPEKGTCAAFLYNYHFTSSKTVTFNNQQYDLPAWSVSILPDCKNVVFNTAKVGVQTSHMQMVPSSSQLLSWETYDEDLSSAEDRPTMTANGLLEQVNVTRDGSDYLWYMTSVVASQSDLNGQTPELLVQSSGHAVHVFINGQLSGSAYGTRENRRFTFKGPVKLRTGVNRIALLSVAVGLPNVGPRFETWNTGILGPVVLQGLGSGKKDLTWQKWSYQVGLKGETMNLASPSGASAVEWVRASLASSSTQPLTWYKAYFDAPGGVEPLAIDMQSMGKGEIWINGHSVGRYWTMYANGNCGPCNYMGTYRPTKCQHGCGSPTQRWYHVPRAWLKPQQNLMVIFEELGGDASKISLVKRSVARVCADAYEHHPTTVNWSLDSQVGTQRLHVAKAHLQCEAGQTISSVQFASFGTPSGTCGSFVKGTCHAQDSHAIVEKVSHVKVV; via the exons atggaaaCAAGCTTATTTTCCAAAGTTGTGATACTGTTATGTATGACATTTTTTCTGGGTTTTAAGTTCATACATTCTGCAATTACTTATGATAATAAGGGTATTATTATAAATGGCCAACGCAAAATCCTCATTTCTGGTTCCATTCATTATCCTAGAAGTACCCCTGAT ATGTGGGAAGATCTTATAACTAAGGCTAAAGTTGGAGGGTTGGATGTTATAGATACTTATGTTTTCTGGAATGTGCATGAGCCTTCTCCTGGAAAA TATAATTTTGAAGAAAGATATGATATAGTGAAGTTCATAAAGACAGTGCAAAGAGTTGGACTCTATGTTAATCTCCGTATTGGTCCTTATGTTTGTGCTGAATGGAATTTTGG AGGATTTCCTGTGTGGCTGAAGTATGTTCCTGGAATCAGTTTCAGAACAAATAATGAACCATTTAAG CAAGCAATGCAAGGTTTCACTCAGAAGATTGTTCAAATGATGAAAAGTGAGCGATTATTTGCATCTCAGGGCGGTCCTATAATTTTATCTCAG ATTGAGAATGAATATGGGTCAGAAGTTAAGGAATTTGGGGCTGCAGGCGAAGCCTATATAAACTGGGCTGCAAAAATGGCAGTTGGTCTGAATACCGGAGTTCCGTGGTTGATGTGCAAGGAAGATGATGCCCCTGATCCAATG ATAAACACATGCAATGGTTTCTACTGTGATTATTTCAAGCccaacaaaccaaacaaaccacTGATGTGGACTGAAGCTTGGAGTGGATG GTTTACTGAATTTGGTGGCCCGATTCACGACCGTCCAGTAGAAGATTTGGCCTTTGCAGTCGCTCGTTTTGTTCAAAGTGGTGGTTCATACGTCAACTATTACATG TATCATGGTGGGACGAACTTCGGGCGCACTGCTGGTGGTCCCTTTATTACAACTAGTTATGATTATGATGCTCCCATTGATGAATACG GTTTGATTAGACAACCTAAATACGGACACTTACAACAACTTCACCAGGCTATCAAGCTTTGTGAGAAGGCATTAGTCTCTTCAAATCCTACTGTCACAAAACTAGGGAGCTATCAGCAGGCACACGTCTTCTCGCCAGAGAAAGGAACTTGTGCAGCTTTCCTCTACAATTATCATTTTACCTCATCTAAGACGGTGACATTCAACAATCAACAGTATGATTTACCGGCATGGTCTGTTAGCATACTCCCGGATTGCAAAAATGTTGTCTTTAATACCGCCAAG GTTGGAGTTCAAACATCACACATGCAAATGGTACCATCGAGTTCCCAATTGTTGTCATGGGAAACCTATGACGAGGATCTTTCTTCTGCGGAGGATCGTCCAACGATGACAGCTAATGGACTTTTGGAGCAGGTCAATGTCACACGAGATGGTAGTGACTATCTTTGGTACATGACTAG TGTTGTTGCCAGCCAATCTGACCTAAACGGTCAGACTCCCGAACTATTAGTGCAGTCGTCAGGACACGCTGTTCACGTCTTCATCAATGGGCAACTGTCAG GGTCAGCTTATGGAACTAGAGAGAACAGGCGATTTACATTCAAAGGACCAGTCAAACTCCGCACTGGAGTCAACAGAATTGCTCTACTAAGCGTAGCTGTTGGTTTGCCG AACGTCGGGCCACGATTTGAAACATGGAATACGGGGATATTAGGCCCCGTCGTGCTGCAAGGTCTTGGAAGTGGAAAGAAGGATCTAACATGGCAGAAATGGTCGTATCAA GTCGGATTAAAAGGAGAGACGATGAATCTAGCATCTCCGTCAGGGGCTTCAGCTGTGGAATGGGTGAGGGCTTCACTAGCTTCATCAAGTACTCAACCGTTGACATGGTACAAG GCTTACTTTGATGCGCCTGGAGGAGTTGAGCCACTGGCTATAGATATGCAGAGCATGGGGAAAGGTGAAATATGGATCAACGGCCATAGTGTAGGCCGATATTGGACTATGTATGCCAATGGAAACTGCGGTCCTTGTAATTATATGGGGACTTACCGTCCTACAAAATGCCAGCATGGTTGTGGTAGCCCAACCCAAAGATG GTACCATGTTCCTAGGGCATGGTTAAAGCCTCAACAAAATCTAATGGTCATCTTCGAGGAATTAGGAGGGGATGCATCAAAGATCTCGCTCGTTAAGAGGTCAGTAGCACGCGTATGTGCTGATGCATACGAGCACCATCCCACAACCGTAAACTGGAGCTTAGACAGTCAAGTTGGTACACAAAGGCTTCACGTAGCCAAAGCTCATCTACAATGTGAAGCAGGACAAACGATATCTTCTGTCCAGTTCGCAAGTTTTGGCACACCCTCAGGAACTTGTGGTAGTTTCGTCAAAGGAACGTGTCATGCGCAAGACTCTCACGCCATCGTGGAAAAAGTAAGTCATGTAAAAGTCGTTTAA
- the LOC141586332 gene encoding beta-galactosidase 3-like isoform X3 produces the protein MWEDLITKAKVGGLDVIDTYVFWNVHEPSPGKYNFEERYDIVKFIKTVQRVGLYVNLRIGPYVCAEWNFGGFPVWLKYVPGISFRTNNEPFKQAMQGFTQKIVQMMKSERLFASQGGPIILSQIENEYGSEVKEFGAAGEAYINWAAKMAVGLNTGVPWLMCKEDDAPDPMINTCNGFYCDYFKPNKPNKPLMWTEAWSGWFTEFGGPIHDRPVEDLAFAVARFVQSGGSYVNYYMYHGGTNFGRTAGGPFITTSYDYDAPIDEYGLIRQPKYGHLQQLHQAIKLCEKALVSSNPTVTKLGSYQQAHVFSPEKGTCAAFLYNYHFTSSKTVTFNNQQYDLPAWSVSILPDCKNVVFNTAKVGVQTSHMQMVPSSSQLLSWETYDEDLSSAEDRPTMTANGLLEQVNVTRDGSDYLWYMTSVVASQSDLNGQTPELLVQSSGHAVHVFINGQLSGSAYGTRENRRFTFKGPVKLRTGVNRIALLSVAVGLPNVGPRFETWNTGILGPVVLQGLGSGKKDLTWQKWSYQVGLKGETMNLASPSGASAVEWVRASLASSSTQPLTWYKAYFDAPGGVEPLAIDMQSMGKGEIWINGHSVGRYWTMYANGNCGPCNYMGTYRPTKCQHGCGSPTQRWYHVPRAWLKPQQNLMVIFEELGGDASKISLVKRSVARVCADAYEHHPTTVNWSLDSQVGTQRLHVAKAHLQCEAGQTISSVQFASFGTPSGTCGSFVKGTCHAQDSHAIVEKRCIGRQRCSVTISNMNFGGDPCPKTLKRLSVEAICS, from the exons ATGTGGGAAGATCTTATAACTAAGGCTAAAGTTGGAGGGTTGGATGTTATAGATACTTATGTTTTCTGGAATGTGCATGAGCCTTCTCCTGGAAAA TATAATTTTGAAGAAAGATATGATATAGTGAAGTTCATAAAGACAGTGCAAAGAGTTGGACTCTATGTTAATCTCCGTATTGGTCCTTATGTTTGTGCTGAATGGAATTTTGG AGGATTTCCTGTGTGGCTGAAGTATGTTCCTGGAATCAGTTTCAGAACAAATAATGAACCATTTAAG CAAGCAATGCAAGGTTTCACTCAGAAGATTGTTCAAATGATGAAAAGTGAGCGATTATTTGCATCTCAGGGCGGTCCTATAATTTTATCTCAG ATTGAGAATGAATATGGGTCAGAAGTTAAGGAATTTGGGGCTGCAGGCGAAGCCTATATAAACTGGGCTGCAAAAATGGCAGTTGGTCTGAATACCGGAGTTCCGTGGTTGATGTGCAAGGAAGATGATGCCCCTGATCCAATG ATAAACACATGCAATGGTTTCTACTGTGATTATTTCAAGCccaacaaaccaaacaaaccacTGATGTGGACTGAAGCTTGGAGTGGATG GTTTACTGAATTTGGTGGCCCGATTCACGACCGTCCAGTAGAAGATTTGGCCTTTGCAGTCGCTCGTTTTGTTCAAAGTGGTGGTTCATACGTCAACTATTACATG TATCATGGTGGGACGAACTTCGGGCGCACTGCTGGTGGTCCCTTTATTACAACTAGTTATGATTATGATGCTCCCATTGATGAATACG GTTTGATTAGACAACCTAAATACGGACACTTACAACAACTTCACCAGGCTATCAAGCTTTGTGAGAAGGCATTAGTCTCTTCAAATCCTACTGTCACAAAACTAGGGAGCTATCAGCAGGCACACGTCTTCTCGCCAGAGAAAGGAACTTGTGCAGCTTTCCTCTACAATTATCATTTTACCTCATCTAAGACGGTGACATTCAACAATCAACAGTATGATTTACCGGCATGGTCTGTTAGCATACTCCCGGATTGCAAAAATGTTGTCTTTAATACCGCCAAG GTTGGAGTTCAAACATCACACATGCAAATGGTACCATCGAGTTCCCAATTGTTGTCATGGGAAACCTATGACGAGGATCTTTCTTCTGCGGAGGATCGTCCAACGATGACAGCTAATGGACTTTTGGAGCAGGTCAATGTCACACGAGATGGTAGTGACTATCTTTGGTACATGACTAG TGTTGTTGCCAGCCAATCTGACCTAAACGGTCAGACTCCCGAACTATTAGTGCAGTCGTCAGGACACGCTGTTCACGTCTTCATCAATGGGCAACTGTCAG GGTCAGCTTATGGAACTAGAGAGAACAGGCGATTTACATTCAAAGGACCAGTCAAACTCCGCACTGGAGTCAACAGAATTGCTCTACTAAGCGTAGCTGTTGGTTTGCCG AACGTCGGGCCACGATTTGAAACATGGAATACGGGGATATTAGGCCCCGTCGTGCTGCAAGGTCTTGGAAGTGGAAAGAAGGATCTAACATGGCAGAAATGGTCGTATCAA GTCGGATTAAAAGGAGAGACGATGAATCTAGCATCTCCGTCAGGGGCTTCAGCTGTGGAATGGGTGAGGGCTTCACTAGCTTCATCAAGTACTCAACCGTTGACATGGTACAAG GCTTACTTTGATGCGCCTGGAGGAGTTGAGCCACTGGCTATAGATATGCAGAGCATGGGGAAAGGTGAAATATGGATCAACGGCCATAGTGTAGGCCGATATTGGACTATGTATGCCAATGGAAACTGCGGTCCTTGTAATTATATGGGGACTTACCGTCCTACAAAATGCCAGCATGGTTGTGGTAGCCCAACCCAAAGATG GTACCATGTTCCTAGGGCATGGTTAAAGCCTCAACAAAATCTAATGGTCATCTTCGAGGAATTAGGAGGGGATGCATCAAAGATCTCGCTCGTTAAGAGGTCAGTAGCACGCGTATGTGCTGATGCATACGAGCACCATCCCACAACCGTAAACTGGAGCTTAGACAGTCAAGTTGGTACACAAAGGCTTCACGTAGCCAAAGCTCATCTACAATGTGAAGCAGGACAAACGATATCTTCTGTCCAGTTCGCAAGTTTTGGCACACCCTCAGGAACTTGTGGTAGTTTCGTCAAAGGAACGTGTCATGCGCAAGACTCTCACGCCATCGTGGAAAAA AGATGCATAGGGCGACAGAGATGTTCAGTGACTATATCCAACATGAACTTTGGTGGAGATCCATGCCCTAAAACTCTAAAACGATTATCGGTTGAAGCTATATGCTCGTAA